The genomic DNA TTCATGCAACCTGTAGATTTTAGATGTTACTAAGATAAATGATGACAGTATTGCACATATGACAGTCTAAACAAAAGAAGTACTCTCACCACTCAAAATGTTTTCTTCAATTCACTGGCATGTCGGTTTCTTGTTTTCAGAAATGCACAAAATCCCTAATCGTGCATCAGCTTTATTAAAACTTAATGAAGTGTTCAACACTTAGATGGTTCTATACTAGTGAGAGCAGCTTAGTTTTATAAAATTCACATTGAAAAATTATTCACCAAATGTTTGAACTATCAAATATGTTTGCAGAAAAGTTAAATGATAGTAAATGAAAACACCACTTACTTTCAATCGTCATAGGAGGACCTATTACGTACAGCTCCATTTTTGTTGCATTTGTGTGGCAAGCCATATTGACATCACAATTTTATTCAGTTTTTTTAACCTTCATAAATTGCAATAGTAAGTTAGTTCTCAATGGGGAACGGCTTACGGATAAATGTTCCACACAAATTGATGTACAAAGTAAAATTGGTTTTCAGCAAAGTTCACACAAGTAACCATTATTGTTAGTGGTTACAGCACAAATTATTTTTGCCAGAATCATTTTTACTTTATATTTTTAAACTGGAAAAGAATGCTATATCTGAATTTAATCTAAAGTTTGTTTTACTGAATATTTGTCAAAGCTGGCTTTGTTCAACTAGGTGGCactgcccttgcctggttccattcttatctatccagtcatagccaaagaatcacctacaatggcttcaCTTCCTATTCTGTTACCTTTGGAATCCCTCAAGCATCTATTCTTGGCCCcttcccatttctcatctacatgctgcccctcagcgatatCATCCAAAAACGCAATGCCAGCTTCTGCGTGTACAGTGATGAAACCCAACTCAACCTCACTATcagttctctcgactcctccactgtctcaatTATCACACCTTTTGTCCAACATTCagcactagatgagcagaaatttgtttcaactaaatattgggaagatcaaagtcattgtcttcagttcccaccagaaactccattcctctccctggcaaacgtttgaggttgaaccagattgttcacaaccttacTGTCAAATCTGACCCAAGTTGATCTTCGGATCACAGATCCTCTCCATCATcatgaccacctacttccaccctgTAACAGTGCCCGGCTCcaccccctgcctcagctcatctgctgctgatactctcatccatgactttgttacctctagacttgactattctaattctctcctagctggcctcccatcttccacactccacaaactcgaggtcatccaaagctctgtgaCCCTACTCAAGAAGgttttgttcacccatcacccctgtgtttgctgacctacgttggctcccagttaagcaaagactcaattttaaatttctttatttttttaaatctctctatggcctcgcccctccccatctctgcaacatcttccagcccgacaaccctccatgattctctgcactcctccaattctggtctgttttaattgctccaccattgggagccatgttttcagctgccaaAAGcatgaactctggaattccctccctgaacctttgCCCTTCTCTAcccctctcttctcctttaagacactccttaaaatctatctctttgaacaagcttttggttacctgtcccaaCATGACCTTCTGgggttcaatgtcaaattttgtttgataatattctTGTGAAGTGTCtttggacattttactgcattaagaggtgatgtataaatgcaagctgttgttactGCACCTTAATGTGCCAAACTTTCAAGGTTCACAGAAAATGATAGCTTGCCATCTACAGATTATGGGGATAATGTAATAACTGGGAAGCAAACCACACACAAATGCTCTTAAGGGGAAGAAAGAAAAAGTTGTTTTATTTCTAAAATAATTTAATTCAAGATGCAGTTGTCTGGATTATTACTTCCATGATTCTTTCCCCTCCCAACCCTTCCCTCCCAATCCAATTCCTGCCACAGAGTTATATGAGGTAGACTAAGTTAAGGATTTACAACACTAATTTGTGGCTAATTTTGAATTATTTTCAATAATTCTAGTAACAACCAGCAACAAAAAATAAAACTTCTCTAAACTAGTTTAAGTAATTTATATCAGAAAACAATTCTTTTGCCCAAGAAAATTGACAGAATTGCATTTGTATGTTATCTCTATCCTATTTTCTAGGGATACTGCATCCATGTCATTTGGGCACCAATTTAAATAATTTACATGTGACATATCTAACCAGTTCTTATAATCAACCGTCTTGCTAATTGCATGGCATTATTCACTAAGAAAAAACATATTTAAAACACACTTCAATGCAGATACAACTGCATGCATGTAGAACTATTGCCATACATGATGTGCTGCCAAACAACAAATTCATAAGGGGTAAAGATGATTCAAGTTCATATAACTGGATTTCTTATATATAGACTATTTTTCATATTAAAAATCAGGTTGTTTCCACGCTATGTACTCAGGACCATTACCTTACCAAGTAAAATAATGTCAGGAATTTAACTGTATAATAAATATGTATTTTAAAGTATGCAATACTGAAATTTATAAAGACAAGTACCAACTTACTGCTTTAGCTACATTAGTTGTAAAGCACACTGACCCACTTATGAATTCAAGGTTTCAAAAACATTTTTTCAATGAATAGAAATCAAATGGCCATGCAAATTTCTTCTCCCAATCCACCATAACGATATGTAAAATTTCCTTAAAATAGCTGCAGTATCCTTTACATAGCTTAtacaggatttttaaaaattttaatttaaaCATGACTTGAATGATCTCCCTGACAAAGTTGCACATGGAACTTCAGTGCAAAGAGGCCCTGTATTTGTGAAGGCAAACCATAGGTTTAATTTGATAGTTTTTAATACAACTCAAGTGGCCCAAAGCAAAAAGGATACTGCAGCTTTAAAATTATAATAATTCCCAAATTTTAAGTACATTAGCACATCAAAGCCCTTCAGGGACAACATTTATGGATACCCGTTCTGCATATTTAAGGGAATACTACACTTTGTGATACTATGTATGTTATAATGTCCCAATCATTTAATTTGTACTTCCTATAATGTTTAGCATTAAGGTTGTGATGAAAGAACATTAATTTTATTTTGCACTGTAAGGGGTTAAAACGGGACTGTTAATCATTATGTACAAAACATAACTCATTACATACTGCCCATTAATATTCACCGAGTTAGGTTTTCAGATCATCCACAATATATTCAGCACCACTATTTTTTTAAAACCAAAATCAACTAAAACGCTGAGTCGGGCAAAGTTTCTTCTCTTTGCACTAGGAATAGCGTCCATTCTTACCATTAAAAAAAATGCCAGTTAATGAGCTAGGTGCTGTGCTGGAAAGGAAAGCTATATTTGCAGCTGATTAGCAGCCCCCTTTAATTTCCTTTCAACAGTGCAAATAGATTTTTAGTTAAAGGTTATGATTCCACACATTGTACACTCACTTGCTGGCCAGTTCACCTCCCGGTGGGAGGTTTGGGATGCTCTCCGACGACAAAGCACGCATCACGTGGACTAGACCTGGCACCCCCTCAGCACCCTGCTTCTCAAAGATTTCTGGGGAATCAGAAGGACTTCCAGGTCAGTGGGATGTGCATATCAAAATTGTATGTATATTATCAGAACTTCAAAATTTGAAATACTATGACACATAAACAACAAAGCGGCAACTGCGAAATATGAATGCACTGCACCAGAACAGAATTTGATGTAGTTTCTCACAAGGTAACAGTAATGGCAGTATTCCGGTTATACAATTACCAGATAGGAACTTTGTTGCTAAAGTGCAACAATGGAACATTCTGTCAATAGGAAAAATATTTGAATTCTGATCAGATAATGATCTGAGCACACACAACGAACAATTCATTAACATTTTAAATAGTGCATTACAGCTACTAGGTATAGGATTGGAAAGCATCATTAACCCACATGTATTGGGGCTCTTTAACATCAACAAGCAGTTACAACACAAACAGAAAACTTACTCTTGGGGGTACAAACAGCTGTTAAAAAAAGAACAATATGAAAAAAAGCCTTCAGCACTAATTAGGAATAGCTGACAGCACAACAGATTTTTTCAGGAAAACTACATACGCTTCCTAAGACttaaccaaataaaaaaaaattcaaggatCTCAGAATTGATTCAGTAAATGTCTTTATTAGAATCTTTTTAACATAACTTTATAAATATGGCTAACAAATTATCTACATCAGGACGCTGTATTTTAATCATCCTACTTATATAATTTACGATACAAAAATAAAAAGATTTACAGCTACTTACTACCCATATATTTTAAACCATAACTAAACTACTCGATATTATGTATATCAAATGATAGTGGCACTAGAATTTGTGTGCAAACATGAAGCAAGTGACAACATTGCATTAATCATTTCTTTTGTCACAATGCAGTTGCTTAAAATACCTTCTTACGGTCTTACTTGACTGAAGATGTAGAGACAAAATGACAGGAAAGTAGATAAATTTAGTACCCCATCTTTTCATCTACAAAGTCAAACTGCCATTAACAGACACATAGACACAGGCAAGGGAGTTCAAAGGTACTTCCACAGAATAAAGTTCCAATACAACAGGCATGAATTTTAACAAGTGATTATCGCCACTTGATTTCTTCCTATGTTTATGTCTGTTGTTCCTATCTATCTGTAGGGTGCTAACAAATTGTACGTTTCAACGTGACCTAAAGTGTCATTATGGAAAATTTACTATTAAATCACCTACTATAAAGtacattatatagtgcctttttctGTTGTTTGAAAAACTGTGTGTTTAATATAAAATGTCCCTGCTCCCCCAGCCCAGGGGAGTGAAGGCAGGGTAAAAAGTAAATAACATTGAAAAAACTTTTAAAAACTGTAACCTATGGGAAGCACCAACCACATGAATCTAGGCACCAATTTTGCAATCATTAGAACAAGTCCAACCCCTCCCCAAAGTAAAGGTGGCTTAAATGGTAAAATGGTTGTACTGCAATAATGCAAAATAAAAGGTTCTGTAGCTCCCCCACACATCAAATTTTTGATCTTAGTAGTATATCTTGGTGTGTAGCCATGATAAGGAGAAGGAATTAGATAGCCAAATCAAGCTATTAGAGATCTGGGCATCAGGTAACTGGATATGAAATTTTAAAATAAATTGTCGGCATGGAAGTGTTATGGGCTCAAGGTCAAATTAAGCAAGGTTAGCATTTCAGGAGAAAGTCAGGCATTACATAATAGCAATAATCAACTGAAAGGTGTGTAATACTGGTACTGTATGTAAGTTACGGGTATATAATGCATGTATTAGCAGACATTTGATATCACTTTATATACCTTtatacaccttctcaagggcaattagggatgggcaataaatgctgtcctagccagtgatgcccacattccatgaatgaatagaaaaaatatAATACATACTGCATTGTACATTATTCTTATATACACACCTTTATTCATTATGGTTTCACTTAAGACATTCACCAGGTATATTATGTATGCATTATTTTAATGACAGATCCCAGAAGCTCCAAGTACACCATCCAAACATAATTTAAATAGGTTTTATATTCTGTTAAGTGAATACAATTAAGTTATTTTATCAAAAAGGAAAaggattaatagtcacttggaatgTAGCTTGTAAAATGTACTAACGATTGCTAGGTAGAGATTATAAGGTAGAGATAACATTGCCAATTAGTTCCAGAAATTTACAAAAATAACATCCCCAAAAAACTGATGCATTTTTTAAACCTAATATTTTATAAATTGGAATATGGCTTGCACATACATAAGTTCACTGCACACTCACTAAACTATACCAATCGCACACAGATCTTGAATAGTCAACAACTCACAAAAGTTCAGAGCACTTTGTTCATAGACAGACAAGACTTTTCCAAACAATCCTGAGGACAAGTTTCAAGGGTCAGATTTGGGCCTGAAACTGGTTGAAAGATGGCCTTTGAAATATTCCCTATTTGGTCTGATTCATGCATTCTGAATTGATGCCAGTGTAATTCTTATCAGGCAGCAGCTGCATACGGACATCAATTTAGACACTAGCTCAAATCTGCTCAGATCTAAAGTGCCCCATCATATATGTTAATTCCCCTCAAAATATAGTGTGCTGTAGAAATGTTACATTGGAGTCAAGTGTTGCCCACCTCAATTTGTTTTAATATTCTGTATATAGCTGCCCTGAGAGTAAACACAGCCCAACAAACACATCAGAGCAGATTTCAAATTTAACATATTTCATATTAACAGTTAGGAAATGCACTTTGAAAGGCATAATGTCttgacaattttttttattcaatcatgggatgtgggtgtcactggcaacaccagcatttattgcccattcctaattgcccttgcgaaggtggtagtgagccaccctcctgaaccgttgcagtccatgtggtatacccACAACTTCCTCATCTCCCCCTTAATTGAACATGATGTGTGCAACCCAACGGAAAAACAATCACAGTCCAGGCTGGGATTGCAATCGAGCAATCTGATATTTTACTGCTGCAGCTATCAGGCAGCCTGCAATCTTCAATTTTTGATCTGTTTTAAGTATTGAAGAATAATTGATGAATGGTATCCGGTTATTTGGCATCTTAATTTTCAACATTTTTATAATGAAGTGGCAACTTAACaccaccatccacccccccccccccccaaataattGTTTATAATACTAACTGTGGACGAACAAAGATTGTTTATGACCATTCATTTTCCTGTCTGACTGAACAAGTGTCAGAAACTAGACATAATTAACTCAAGCTCTTGAAAAATTGAAACAAAGGCATTAACTTTTTTCAGAATGGCAGACTTGTGCCCAGGATGCCTTAGTGCATAATCTTCCATTACAGGATGTTCTGTTTCAACCTTGTGCAACATTCTGATATAGTATTAATACAGTTATATAGACAAACAAGTGACAATTCAATTTTTTGACTGGTAGAACCAAAGCAGTGACACTTCTAGGGCACAGCTACATTGTATCAATGGCAGCCTTCAAAAACCTGAGCTAACTACCAGTAAATCATCACACTAGCAGCATTGTTAAATTGAACACAGACTATAATGGCACATAACCTTGCAGCAGATTTACAACTATTGGAGTTTAGTTGCCCTGCAAGTGAAATGGTCCTCACCACCAAAATGCCAAGTGCCTGTGTGAAGCAGTAACAGCACTGACTACTCTACAATATATGCTACAAGGTGTGCAACTGAAAGCTCTAACTTACAGTATTTACGTAGAAGTTATCCCTCTAAGATCATACTTATATTTATGCTAGCACAGAGAAAGTTTTATAAAAGTACACTTTTAAATCTATACCATTATAACAAAATGTACTAGGCATTGTATCCAGTTCTGTAACGAAGTACAGAATCACTTAAATTCATCAATGAGCAACAGAAGATAACGATTTATAGAATTTAATTGTCTAGTTCATATTAATGAACTTAGAGGGTTAACACTATAATTTTTAAGTTATTTTACTTAGCAGCAAGTGTTTTTTTAGATGCTCCACCTTCCACTTTGTTCTCCAGATATTTATCCAGCTCAGCCTCTCTCTTCACTGCTTCAGGTGATACCTTTGGTGCATTTGGAAAGCAAATCAATACGACACTCATGTTGTCTCGACTCCCCTGTGTGAGGGGGAGAAAACAGTCTCAGTCATACAGCAAAATATGCATTAAAGCAATTCTGGGTGCGAAATGTAAACATacctcacccctctaattttttttttaaagaaattgcaAGGTATATAGTGAGAGCCAATATATGGAGGGGTTTTTGCACTCTTTTTGCTGTTAAGTGAAAAAACAGTCCAGGTAGAAAGCAAACTTCGCTGCTTTTTGCTCACAGTGACTTGCTTTGCTAACATTAGCAAATATAGGAACATATATCCGTAAAAGCAGGAAAAAGAAGCAGCCAAATCTCTGAGCACCAGTTCTGGAAATGCAACAGCGGAGCCCAGCTatctcatttttttaaaaatgtttttacagAAAGGGATGTGTACTTTACAGATAGATCTTAATAAAAGAGCATTGAACAACTCTGGAGTGTTCCTTTAATGCATCAGCTGCAGCAAATTTAAAGAATGCTAATCAAGCCACCATGATGTTTTATATGGGTTGGTAATACCAACACCTTCATATGAATTTATATTAAAGGGTGTAGAATAATTGGACCAAGTGAACCAGTCAAAATGCAGTTCCTACTTTAAAGTAATGCATTTTATCCTTTTTTCAATGTTCCATTATAAATTTCTCCATTCTCTTCACTTCTCTTCATAAAAGAGggaaacgatgcagatattgtagttaacgaAGAGGGGTGTGTAGTAATGGatgcgataaacatagggagaagGGAAGTATTAAcgggactagcatccttgaaagtggataaatcaccaggggcggatggaatgtaccccaggctgttaaaagaagccagagaggaaatagcggaaggtctgaccatcattttccagtccttactggatacaggtgtggtgccggagcactgaaggactgctaacgttgtacctctgtttaaaaagggagcaagggatagaccaaataattacaggtcaatcagtctaacctcagtagtggaaaaACTATTGGAATCaattgagagacaggataaaatggtcACTTAGCAGGGCACTGATTAAcggaggacagtcagcatggatttgttaagggaagattttgtcagactaacttgattgaattttttgaagtaacaaggaggattgatcagggtagtgcagttgatatggtctacatggattttagcaaggcttttgacaaggtcccatatggcagattggttaaaaaaataaaagtccatgggatccagggaaatgtagcaagctgaatacaaaattggctcagaaaATTTATAAATACAAGTAAGTTGGCTGAAATTTAGTCTTGTACAAATTATGCTTGGTTTATAAATTGTATGACTTAAAATAAAGGCTTTGTTTGCTTTAAAGATTCATTAAAACTGACTCTGTGGCTAGCCACTTGATCCATCCTAGGAGACTAGCGAGCACAAAGATGGTATGTACACATTGTCCTCTAACTTCTGGGACCTGGACTTGTCTCCAGCTAAGACTAACGGGGCAGTTGCTTTGCCACCTGTAAAGACCTGAAATAAAATAAGCTAATGCCGTTTCAGTCCAGCTACTACTGGGTATGGGGCCGCACACAAAAATGGCCATCGCCTTTAAAAATGCCAATTAGCTGGCATGGGAAGTGGAAACGTATGAACTGAAGCAGTCGGAGCTGTACATCTGCTGCTGGGGTTTAGATAGATCAGGTGAAATCTCCACCTTTGCTAATTTTAGCAAAGAAAGTAGACTTGAGCGAAATGGGATTTTCTAACTTTTTATCCACGTTTGCTTAATAGTTAGGAATTTCATCCCCATACTGGGCCAGGAGGGGGAAGGGTTGCTCAGTTGGCTAGAGTGTGGTTCAGAACAATGTCAACTGCACAGGTTCAATTCCTGTTCTGGTCTGAGGAAGGCAACGGGAAACCACCTCACACACCCACTTCCCTAATCATGCTCATCTCTCCTGGGTGGAAGAAAAGAACAGAGGACCAGCCCTTGGGCAGGCACAGTGGCACAGCACAGGACCAGGAAGGAAAAGTTACTAGGTGGCAAATCTGGAAATCATgtttcattccccagcaccaatGTCTGGAAAAGGAAACATATTAAAGCATGCCTTTGAAATGCTGATGTCACCGATCAAGTTGCCATTTGccataaggatgtaaatgcattggaggcagtacagaggaggtttactagactaatatctggaacgggcttacggggaaagattggacaggctatgcttgtatctgctggaatttagaaaagtaagaggagacttgattgaaacatacaagatcctgaggggtcttgacaaggtggatgtggaaaggatgtttccttgtaggagaatctagaactagtggtcactgtttaaaaataaggggtcgcccacttaaaacagagatgaggagaaattttttctctgagggttgagtgtctttggaattctcttcctcaaaaggcggtggaagtagattctttgaatatttttaagggagaggtagATCCTTGATAAgctaggggatggaaggttatcgagggtaggtggaaatgtggagtaatcagttcaatcatgaacttactgaatggcggagcaggctcaaagggctgagtagcctactcctgctcctaattcgtatgttcgtatgccttTTTTTGCCAAGCCCAATATTGGTCATTCCTATCCTCAGTCACCACCTGCTATCTTGCTGCTCAGAAGTATAAATGCTGAACAGCTCAGTACACTGAtgagctataataaaagcaaaatactgcggatgctggaaatctgaaacaaaaacaagaaatgctggattcactcagcaggtctggatgcTGACcagcaacagatgctgccagacctgctgagtgaatccagcatttcttgtttttgtgtcactgATGAGCTAAATGTTTTACCTTGGTCAAGTCATCCAGATATCAAGTAGACCTGAGAAAGAAGTGCCTCGTTTTACTTTGAATAGCAAATAACTGAAGCTGCTACTGCAGGTCTATTTTTTCGAAATCATTAATCTGTTCACAGTTCTTAAAGTTATGCATCAATTTAAATTCGTTGATGTTAATAATGCAATTGATTAGATATTCCCTTTTCAGTGTGATCAGCATAATAGGTAACTCCTTAGCAAAGTTCAAGCTCAGCCTGTGGAATAATCTTGGCAACTATCCCAATGTAAATACAACAGTTTATCTAATCTTTTTATTTCACAAAAATATGCTGCTGTCATCAGATAATCTTTGCTAATTCAAAATATGATTTCTGATCAGTGATTACACAGCAACTTTGCATTCCTTTTTAATTTCTCATTTTATACATGAAATCAAGTCTCATGAATTTGCTGCTCTGTAAGAAAATACTACATGGTGCAGATATCCTTGAATGACACTGAGGTTTTTCTTTCCTCTTTTCTGACTGGGGAACCTGCACACAATACCTACCATTAATGACTTGCCACTTGAGAAAGCATGCCTACATTCTCTCACCCCACCATCTCATGACACTACATATTGATACTCCAACACATTGTGACACTAGACCCTAAATTTATATTTGCTAGTGTTAGGAATAATTCTGACTTATTTTAAGGATTATTCCAACAGAAACAACTATGGACCCTTTCTTAAAAAAATCAACTATAGGCCAATAAATAATTTGAACTACCTGATCCTGATACTACCGAGCCAGTGCTCCCATTTTGCACATAGCTGGACTAAGGAGAATGCAGCTGCATATAAAATTATCTCCAGAACTTACTGCCGGCTCATACAGCAAGAACATGTCAATAACTGCAATGTATACAATAACTGGGCTACTTGCATAGGAAAGGGTAATTCAGGACTGCAGGCTAGCAAGAACTAAAGTAGGCTTTGCTTTGAAGACTTTTAAGAAACGTAAAAAGCTAAGAAAAAGATAGAGTATAATAAAAATGGAAAGGACCTCACATATACCTTGTACAAGCACGTGTCAACAATCTGGTTACAAACTTTCTCAAGGTCGTCGCTAACTTCTAGTCTGGATTTAACAAATTCACAGATCTCTTCATTCCCCATGACATCCCAAATACCATCACATGCGAGGATAATAAACTGGTCTTCCTCCACTCTCTCAATTTCATAAACCTCAGGTTCTGGTGAGACGAGCTGCTCCGTTGGACCCTTTCCATGGACACACTTGTAATCAAAGTCTCCAAGAGCCCTTGAAACAGCGAGGGAACCATTCACACGCTGAATCATCACGGAGCCACCAGCGTTCTGGATGCGCTCTTTCTCCAGTGGATTGCTTGGTTTGTGATCTTGTGTGAAGAAATGAACCTGTCCATTCCTACAGAGCAAACCTCGCGAGTCTCCACAGTTGATGAAGTAAATATGCTTGGGTGAAACCATGACACCTACTGCCGTTGACCCGCTTCTGTCCGATCCGTGCCGTTTCTCAGAGATTGTTCGCATATGCTCATCTATCTGCAGGAAACCTGTTCGGATTCCACTTTTTACTTTTTCTACAGTAGGCTCTGCCATGCCATCAGTGACTTTGAAATCCTGGGTGTTGGTAATGTGATCTAACAAATGCTCGCAGCAATATCTGGCAACTTGGGATCCAGCATGCCCATCGTAGACTGCGAAGAATGACCATGATTCAAGTCCATGTGGTAGTCCAATGACAGCTGTGTGTGCATCTTCCATCTCAATTCGCCAACCTTGCATGCTACTCAGTCCGTAATGCAGATCATTTCCCTCACCACGGGCATTATGTTTTTCCATCTTTGGCTTGTCCAGAAAAGCTCCCATTTTCCCGCCAATACACTCAGCACTGAAGAAAAAGGAAACATATTTTTCAATTTTCTGGACACTCAATGAATGTACTTACAACAGCAGAAACATGAGTATAATCTCTATTAGAGTTGACCTGCAGCTAGTGAAAAGACTTCATCAAAGAAACTTTTTTGGCAAAAAGTATAGGTGCCTAAAGGATGTCGAACTTTTACAATAGCAAGACATCACTGAAAGGCAAGCTTAACTTAAAAGAATTGCCTAATTTATGAGTTAATATGGTTT from Heterodontus francisci isolate sHetFra1 chromosome 9, sHetFra1.hap1, whole genome shotgun sequence includes the following:
- the ppm1aa gene encoding protein phosphatase 1A isoform X2; its protein translation is MGAFLDKPKMEKHNARGEGNDLHYGLSSMQGWRIEMEDAHTAVIGLPHGLESWSFFAVYDGHAGSQVARYCCEHLLDHITNTQDFKVTDGMAEPTVEKVKSGIRTGFLQIDEHMRTISEKRHGSDRSGSTAVGVMVSPKHIYFINCGDSRGLLCRNGQVHFFTQDHKPSNPLEKERIQNAGGSVMIQRVNGSLAVSRALGDFDYKCVHGKGPTEQLVSPEPEVYEIERVEEDQFIILACDGIWDVMGNEEICEFVKSRLEVSDDLEKVCNQIVDTCLYKGSRDNMSVVLICFPNAPKVSPEAVKREAELDKYLENKVEEIFEKQGAEGVPGLVHVMRALSSESIPNLPPGGELASKRSVIEAVYNRLSPYRADTSGLSRCFCTFGHSRL
- the ppm1aa gene encoding protein phosphatase 1A isoform X1, which gives rise to MGAFLDKPKMEKHNARGEGNDLHYGLSSMQGWRIEMEDAHTAVIGLPHGLESWSFFAVYDGHAGSQVARYCCEHLLDHITNTQDFKVTDGMAEPTVEKVKSGIRTGFLQIDEHMRTISEKRHGSDRSGSTAVGVMVSPKHIYFINCGDSRGLLCRNGQVHFFTQDHKPSNPLEKERIQNAGGSVMIQRVNGSLAVSRALGDFDYKCVHGKGPTEQLVSPEPEVYEIERVEEDQFIILACDGIWDVMGNEEICEFVKSRLEVSDDLEKVCNQIVDTCLYKGSRDNMSVVLICFPNAPKVSPEAVKREAELDKYLENKVEEIFEKQGAEGVPGLVHVMRALSSESIPNLPPGGELASKRSVIEAVYNRLSPYRADTIILQQWMSIYKSNVQQ
- the ppm1aa gene encoding protein phosphatase 1A isoform X3, with the translated sequence MGAFLDKPKMEKHNARGEGNDLHYGLSSMQGWRIEMEDAHTAVIGLPHGLESWSFFAVYDGHAGSQVARYCCEHLLDHITNTQDFKVTDGMAEPTVEKVKSGIRTGFLQIDEHMRTISEKRHGSDRSGSTAVGVMVSPKHIYFINCGDSRGLLCRNGQVHFFTQDHKPSNPLEKERIQNAGGSVMIQRVNGSLAVSRALGDFDYKCVHGKGPTEQLVSPEPEVYEIERVEEDQFIILACDGIWDVMGNEEICEFVKSRLEVSDDLEKVCNQIVDTCLYKGSRDNMSVVLICFPNAPKVSPEAVKREAELDKYLENKVEEIFEKQGAEGVPGLVHVMRALSSESIPNLPPGGELASKRSVIEAVYNRLSPYRADTEPSSPDDMW